Part of the Zingiber officinale cultivar Zhangliang chromosome 6A, Zo_v1.1, whole genome shotgun sequence genome, AAGCCTATGGGTGGTCAAAAGGTTTTCATTAAACACTGTATCTTCTACTAACCaatatatatttttgtattagtttctttttttttttttacaataattaTGTATCCGTTGGTGATTCTCTGACCTTATGCTGTATTTCTGATTGACTAAAGCAGGTCCGGTTTGTTGTTATGGGTAATGTATTCTACTCCGAGTATCAAATACATAGAAGGTTTGACTTGAAGGGTTCATCCCATGGTAGGACAACTGAGAAGAATGAGGAGGAGATTGATGAGACAACTACACTCAAAGATCTTGATCTCGATTTTATATTTCATCTACAAAATTCGTGCTACTCTGAGCTTCTTGAGTAAGTTCTCATTTTACAACTTGAAGTTTGGTTGATTCCAACACTTGGATTCATTCAACATTTTTGTTTCTCTGAGAGAACCATGCTTGTGCCCGTAGGCAAATTAAAAAGGACTGTGAGTTCTTAGAATCAGAGGGGATTATGGATTATAGTCTCTTGGTGGGTGTTCACTTCCTATCACCTAGTCATACTTCACCAGGTAAGTTGATAGACTTGTAATAGCCTGATTTCTTTCTTGAAGATAACACGTGGGCTATCTGACATTGATCTAATGAAGCAATGCTGCTTAATCAGTGTCATACAAGAAGGAATCATTTCAACGAGAACCTTGCTCCGAACTACCTTTCTTAGCATCCGATTGCCAAAGGATGGATCAAACTCTGGACACACGGTAGGCCTACCATCTCTTTCTTGACTCAGAATTCGATTAGCAAAGGTTATTAGTGCTGCATTAGAATTTGTTATTTTGAAAGGCCTCTTATGTTATCGTTGCTTTATCCCCTATACTCACTTTGATAACCGTTATCTAAATGCCTCCTATAGTTCACTAATCTACACTTTCACACGTATTTATCAATTCATCTCCTTCATGCTTGTAGAAATGTCCACATAAACAAATGAATCGATAAGTGTCATAGGTAAAACGATATAGTGAACTATAGGGATATTTTAACCATACTTATAAAATTATGAAGTTAAAATGGCAAGTGTAAATCACAAGAGATTTTAAAATAccagaaataaaataatattgGTATGACCTTGGCTAGAGAATATCCTGTTCATTGTCATTTGTCAACGACCATTAAATTGCGTAATGCTTTGCATGATCGAACTTGTTTTTAATGAGACCCTTGAAAGCttagtatttttaaaattcaatgtcAACCAGTGACCAACGACCGATTCTGTTTCTCTCCTATTTAAATGGAATGGTGTGGTTTTCGTCACGATCTCGCTGAACTTTTCTAGTTTGCTAACATTGGTCATGTGCTCCAAGTGTAGCGCTTACAAGAAAACATAGATTACATTTTCTTCATTTCAATACACGTTTTCTCAGATGCCGCGTTGAATCTTTTAATGAACAGGAAACAGTCGGGAACAAACGTGCCGGCGAGAGCAGAGCGAATTAGAAGTCGATTCGAGACGTTTCTCCCAGTTAGTAGTGGGATGTCAACACCTAGAGCAAGCGATGAGCTCCACAGCGTGCTCCTCTGCTTTGGTATAATCGACATCCTTCAGGACTACGACATTGCCAAAAAGTTGGAACATGCCTACAAATCATTGCAGGTCAATCCCAATTCCATCTCTGCAGTGGACCCGAAGCTGTACTCGCGGAGGTTTCAGGACTTCATAAGTAAAATCTTCGTCCAAGACGAAGAACACAGATAAAAGGAAGCATTGTACCTAACTATAGAGGCAACTTAGGGTTGCTACCGCCGGCGGCTGCTGCTGAATTTTCACGCTCAGCTAGTTGGGCATTTGTGCATGTTCATTGAGGTATAGGAGCACACCGAACTCATttctttttaacattttttttttactttccttAAAATATCCAGGGAGTGCTAAAATTATTCAACTACCTGGATAGAATCACACACAGGAAATGCACCGAGAGGTATTATATATTGTGCACAATGCTGAGGTGTCACATTCCAATTTCATCAATTCAAATTTCAAACGAGTCTTTTATCTCTTTGTTCTGCTTTCCCACCACACTTCTAATAAATCAAAGAAACTCAAGGACTTCCAAACATATTGTCAATCACCTCCAAACTCAGCTGACGATCTACATCCAAGTCGATCACTGAATTATGAAgttactgatccaactgaagCCATTGATGCTCAACGATGAGTAACAAGCAAAAGGAAAACATGAACAACTATACAAACAACTGCAGACTGAAGATGTTGCACTTGAACAATTATAGTTACAAATCTGACTTGCTTATTGTCACCAATTAAAGGGAAAAAGTTAGACTAATAAATAGATAGCAATGTTGCTAGTTTCAGATAACATTACCATAGAAAGGGATTTGATATGTCAACCTTTATGTGCATAAAACAAATAAAGGATCCATTAGGAAAGCAATGCATAACTCTCTGAGGACTCCAATAGAATAAGTGAATTAAGTTTATGCCAAGATTTATGCAGCAATTTCATGAATTACAGATAtgcatataaataaaaaaaaaatgtgaagtttACAAATGCACATCAATGGGTTAAATTCAATACTTATTTACATTTAAGTCTACCTAAAACAGTTATATGGATATAGCAGAAGAAAATGTATATGAAGCCAAATCATTTGCTTGGGTAATATAATTAAGCttgtaatataataaattttataatgtaatgtaatcttgattacattattatgtttggtaatataatgtatataattttgattaaacaatgattatatttttttgtttgatgtccattatttttataatgaatataattcatattattataaaataataaaaatatcttatGACCTCTGCCGGAGGCGACGAACGACGACGGGCGACAATGCCCAAAGGTGGCAATCGATGGGTGGCGGTGGCCAGCAGCAACGATGTCGGTGACCGACGGCGGCAGCCAACGGCACTCGGAGGTGACGGCTGACAACGGTGCCTGGAGGTGACAGTCAATCGCGGTTGGCCGGTGGAAGCGACGTCGGTGATTGATTGATATTGAAAATGGATTAGgggtatatttgatatttaaattttagttaacgATGATCTCATAATATAATTGGATTACATGATGTTAGcttgtaatccagattataaaATCTGATTAacttttgtaatctggattatattacattacataTTTAAAACGGTTCATATTGTAAGGCAGATTACCTTCTACCAATACAAGCAGCCTCAGTTGTTAGGTAATTGATGACAGATGGAAACTCAATTACATAAACAACTACATTTCCTTTGTAAAAGATGTTAAATACTAGAAGAGCACAAACCTGCCTTTGCATTGGTGACCTTGACATCCGAATATATGTTGTAAACGAGGCAACCTAAAGAAATGGTTTTATTCTTAAATTTTATCACTGAAAGTATCCAAACCCTGAGACCGATGTGAGTCGATTAATCTCCAAAGGTAACACCAGTTGAATTGTTTATCAAAAGGTAACAGTGGAGGGGGAAATTCTAACCAAATTCAAATGGTACAAAGTAGTAACAatccaaatgcaacatacatACCCTGCTAAAAAAAATGTAGACTACTTGGCCTTCTTCTTCCCAGCAACTGTGACCCTCTTGCCCTTGAGTGTGCGGCAGTTATTCTTTGTCCTTTGCCCGCGACATGGAAGACCCATGTCGTGCCTAATCCCTCTATAGCACCTGATCTCCTTCAGCCTCTCGATTGCAAGTCTGTTAAACCGTTTCTGCAAATAGAGTTCAACACCAGAGATCAGAATGAACAATACGACAGCTAAATATCAAAGAAATTCCATCAGAAGCAAAAAAAGAGGAGACTCAAAAGATCATGCGGCTGAAACCAACATGAAAAATATGTGTTCGGTGAAATCCGTTACCCCTGACGAAGCTATCCATAGGGTAATTCCTTAGAATTCCAACTTATCATTTGATATCAACATTCCATCAAAACGGTCAAGATTTCCATATCAAACCGATTATGTTGATAAGAAAGTAAAATTCAGTTTAGCAACATATTAAAGTCATAGTTTTCTGGaagagtttgattttttttttcttctcttcttgttctcattctcAAAGAAATAGTtatttgactatttttttttaaaaaaaaaatagaagatcaAAATTGCAACTTAATCGCAAAGAAAAACAATGCGAGCAACAAACAGCTGAGGGGTTTAGTCTCATACAAGGTCGCCTTCTATCATATACTTGGAGACCTCGTCACGAAGCGAGATGAGCTCCTCATCGGAGAGGTCCTTGGTGATCTTGTTATCCAAGGAGAGGTCGCAAAGGATCTGGCGGGCCCTGACGCGGCCGATGCCGTGAATGTACCGTAGCGAAAATTCTACCCGTTTGTTGTTGGGTATCTCCACACCGCCGACACGAACGCAGCGGATGGTAAGGGATCCCGGCGGCTGCGTTGACGAGGTCAGAATAGGAGGTTGGGATCAGCGACGGATGGGGTAAAAGGGGAGGGGAGATAATTAGGGCAAAAAGCTATACCTTGAAGACAGGGGAAGAAGTAGGGAAGGCGATGAAGGTAGGGAGCGAGAAGGAGGTCCCTCTGCTAGCGACTGGAAGCGAAGATGAGAGGGGAAGCAGCGACGACGCCATGGACGAGAGGCCAGCCATTTCGCTTCTTTATCCGAAACTCCCGAGTTGAAGTGGCTGGCGGTGTCATGCGCGTAGGTTTTCTATACCGCACCATCCTTTCAAGTTAGATAAGTCAAGTCATATGTATTATTGGATTAATTAACAATTTTATCATAATATTTGTATGGATTTTCAtctttaaagttttcaaacacaTCCTAATATAAAACCCATATAATTATCATCTAACCATTATAAAATCGAATTTATAACCTAATATTGACTTAGCCAAATGTTAACCTTAAAACAATCAATGTTGACTCGACCACAATATAGGTGCATTTTTATCATTATTGCACTGGATTAATCAAGTGGGCAAGTCATTCCAAACAAATTAAGAGAAAACACACTCATCTATTTTCTCCTTTACTCTCCTAATTATTCATACTTCACAAAGTATCACCTTGATCAATCAATTGGGACATTTGTGTCACCCAATGGAGCTTTGCTCTCTTAAATAGCAAATTAAAGAGAATCCTCATAATTAACATTCTTTATCAGATTCAAAATTGAAGTTTAACAGTGTGACTTGTTAACCCATCATTTCAGAAAGTCTCATTTCACTGAGAGATACTGAGCCTCCAATCCGTTCTTCATCTCCTGGGCAAATATGTATAAATTGTTCAGATACTCGTAGGCACCTATACACACACTGGCATGTTGAGCAAGGCAGCAAGTGGAAGGAAGACCGAGCGCGACGGTGCTTCTGCTCGATTTGCAGTCGAACAGCGATGAATTCATAGACAGAGCAAGGAATTCTTAGTGGGCCTGAAGAGTGGTAACCATAGACCTCCTTGGCCTTGTCAAGGAGACTGCCAAAGAGTGGATGGTGCAGGTGAGATAATGGCACCATGAACTTTTCTGATCCTTTATCTCCTTCCTCCTCGCGACCAACTTCGACTGTTACCCACCCCTTCTTTATCTTCATCCTCTTAAGAAAGATCTATATATCGAACAGAATTATAGTAAAACGGTAGGGAGCAAGGAAAAAGCTTGCCCCTGCACTTGGATTTAAATGGATGCTCAATTAAGGATCGTTTTATAGCTAGGGGGACGAATTACCTCATGTTCACTTAACTTGACAAAACATATTGCAATTTGACGACCAGATTTGATTCTGCCGGAGTCACTCTCACCGTATCACTCGTAGAGAGTGGGGGGATGAATattattttgattattatttatttgGACGGTGTAGGAGAGAGATGGAGTGAAAACACACTCGGTGCATGCATATCCATTCCATTGACTTCCTTCCCCCTAGCTTTAGGAAAATGAGGAAGGCGATCACCTCATTGAGGATGATCTTCAAAGCAAATTTGTTTACCTTCTTGCTATTACCAACTGTTTCAGtggtggaaaaaaaaaatacatttagcAACAATGATAAGTATTTTAATTCAGTGTCCAAATACATTTATTTGGGTCGGATAAGTGAAATTTCTTGGGTTTATACTACATCAAAGGCACATTGATGTAGTACAAATGACTGTACAAGTACAATAATGGCTGgagtcctttgaaaacttattttacaCATGTTTTCCTCACAATCATCTCCATTTCAATTTGATCGACTCTTACTCGACCTGCCTTTTCATCTGTGAGCTCTTAGTTTTCATCAATAAATACTCCTTTTACCCCCGATCCGCAAGCCCTTAGTTCTCAACGTTATTTGTGAGTTGCTCAAGTTGTTCGAACTATTTGTGCAACTCGATCCATCCACTTGCTCGAACTAACTAGCCTAACTCCCCAACTCACACATCTTGACTGACCCTTCTAGCCAGAGAAAGAAGACCGTACGTGGCGAGAGGTTAGAAAATATTTGAGCCAGAGACTTGTTCTCATTCGACAGTCGTCTCTCATCTTTCCCATGTTCTTTCTCTCCTTGCAGTTTCTACAAATCCATGTTCTTAAAAACAAACAGAGGTTCATCTAATATTCCCAACGTCACGCACTTTAATTGAGACTTTTGGTGGTAAAAGATGAATGCACTCATTCTCAGCATCATCGTCAATCCATTTCATGGCCAAtatagaggaggtaaatcacagacgaTTACTAGTTTTTGGAATAATGATTAATACATAAGGAAGACATTCACTTCGACTTTACTAAGATTCAAATCCCAGATCTTATGATGACAATATCTCTTATTCCGAGGAAACTCAATTATTAGACTTTTGAACAATATGATAGTGGAGGCTATACGTAGTAAGAAATACGCAAACTAGCTACAGAAAATGCAATGAGTACATGTGTAAAAGTCCAACTGCACAAACTAGAGAACATGTCAATTCTAATGAAAGCTAAAATTATTAAGCACCTCAAATGTTTAGTGGCTAGTTGAATAATACTATACTCCGACACTGACAAGCTGAAAGTGTTGTCCACCTTAACCCTGATTGGGCTTTATCAAATTTCTTCATTCATGAAAGAATTAGTGAATCCACTAAGTGAATTATGCCTCAAAGCATGGTCACTTTAGCTTTTGACCATGCACGTTTGTTAGTTGCAAAAACAGTTTAAATGCATTAAGACAAAAGAGACTAGAATTTATAAATACAATCAAATTGTAGTAattcaagaatggtaattagagaTTCTAAGATCGTAGTTCAAAAGGGACTGTTA contains:
- the LOC121997861 gene encoding 30S ribosomal protein S13, chloroplastic-like, whose protein sequence is MAGLSSMASSLLPLSSSLPVASRGTSFSLPTFIAFPTSSPVFKPPGSLTIRCVRVGGVEIPNNKRVEFSLRYIHGIGRVRARQILCDLSLDNKITKDLSDEELISLRDEVSKYMIEGDLKRFNRLAIERLKEIRCYRGIRHDMGLPCRGQRTKNNCRTLKGKRVTVAGKKKAK